From one Halosimplex rubrum genomic stretch:
- a CDS encoding sialate O-acetylesterase, translating into MTANDPTHDTEESQNRPDQAPARTAADDQRADRSSALSRRGVLKTGAALGTGALAVGLGAQASATTPTDPSNLDLYLLFGQSNMEGQGTIEPQDRETNDRIHVLADLDCPNLEREYGEWYRAEPPLNRCYGNLGPGDYFAKTMIDEVPEDRGIGLVPAAVSGADIKLFQKGAPIGRNGRDIPSQFDGAYQWMRDLAETAQEAGTFKGILFHQGETDTADQQWTGDVQGIVQNLRSDLGIGTVPFLAGEMLYDSQGGCCGAHNSEVNELPDVIANAHVVSAQGLEGQDNAHFTAEAYRELGRRYAEEMLRHVDPGGGPATGTPTPTDEPETPTPTDEPETPTSTDEPETPTSTDEPETPTPTDTPAADAMVVDDYDGDPGWSSHRNDLGQWCGAGSFANGGGEVVDGALVLEYDNGGWFQTQINQSVEEYSTLVFEVSGADGGEESEVLFDMGGVRTLLSNVTDDSVGTSTSEVRVDLASAGIDRSVGDLSVRLNFWQGGSSVLAIGEIRLE; encoded by the coding sequence ATGACAGCAAACGACCCGACACACGACACGGAGGAGTCACAGAACCGACCCGATCAGGCGCCGGCTCGAACGGCGGCCGACGACCAGCGCGCCGACCGATCGAGCGCGCTCTCCCGACGCGGCGTCCTGAAGACCGGTGCGGCGCTCGGCACGGGCGCACTCGCGGTCGGTCTGGGGGCGCAGGCGTCGGCGACCACGCCGACGGACCCGTCGAACCTCGACCTGTATCTCCTGTTCGGCCAATCGAACATGGAGGGCCAGGGGACGATCGAACCGCAGGACCGGGAGACGAACGACCGGATTCACGTCCTCGCGGACCTGGACTGTCCGAACCTCGAACGCGAGTACGGCGAGTGGTACCGCGCCGAACCCCCGCTCAACCGATGCTACGGGAACCTGGGTCCGGGGGATTACTTCGCGAAGACCATGATCGACGAGGTGCCCGAGGACAGGGGTATCGGCCTCGTCCCGGCGGCCGTCAGCGGAGCCGACATCAAGCTCTTCCAGAAGGGCGCGCCTATCGGACGAAACGGTCGCGACATCCCCTCGCAGTTCGACGGCGCCTACCAGTGGATGAGAGACCTCGCCGAGACGGCCCAGGAAGCCGGGACGTTCAAGGGCATCCTGTTCCACCAGGGCGAGACCGACACGGCAGACCAGCAGTGGACGGGCGACGTCCAGGGCATCGTCCAGAACCTCCGTTCCGACCTGGGGATCGGGACGGTCCCGTTCCTGGCCGGAGAGATGCTCTACGACTCCCAGGGCGGGTGCTGTGGTGCGCACAACTCCGAAGTCAACGAACTCCCCGACGTGATCGCGAACGCCCACGTCGTTTCGGCCCAGGGGCTCGAAGGCCAGGACAACGCTCACTTCACCGCCGAAGCCTACCGGGAACTCGGCCGGCGCTACGCCGAGGAGATGCTCCGGCACGTCGACCCCGGCGGTGGTCCCGCGACCGGCACCCCCACGCCGACGGACGAACCGGAGACACCCACACCGACCGACGAGCCCGAAACGCCCACATCGACGGACGAACCGGAGACGCCCACGTCCACCGACGAACCCGAGACGCCCACGCCGACGGACACGCCGGCGGCGGACGCGATGGTCGTCGACGACTACGACGGCGATCCGGGCTGGTCGAGCCACCGCAACGACCTGGGGCAGTGGTGTGGCGCCGGGTCGTTCGCCAACGGGGGCGGCGAGGTCGTCGACGGCGCGCTGGTGCTGGAGTACGACAACGGCGGCTGGTTCCAGACGCAGATCAACCAGTCCGTCGAGGAGTACTCGACGCTGGTGTTCGAGGTCAGCGGCGCGGACGGCGGCGAGGAGTCCGAGGTGCTGTTCGACATGGGCGGGGTGCGGACGCTGCTCTCGAACGTCACCGACGACTCCGTCGGGACGAGCACGTCGGAGGTGCGCGTCGACCTGGCGTCGGCGGGCATCGACCGCTCTGTGGGGGATCTCTCGGTGCGGCTCAACTTCTGGCAGGGCGGTAGCAGCGTCCTCGCGATCGGGGAGATACGGCTCGAATAG
- a CDS encoding fibronectin type III domain-containing protein, with protein sequence MTDESSPADAFDGTSEDARDGTATATRRTALKTIGAAAAGGTLLSGRASAGVPTPRLHTDGKWIRDPQGNAVQLRGMATADPAFYRRTHPKSFEEVLRWATDTERGWHPNVVRLPFTQDNVAHYGIDTLISEFIRPAVDILASRDVYALVDFHLIRPYTQEATETYNSENEDTLDPIDDVMRNFWNAVAPEFADDEHVVYELFNEPTQPTMYGDDEGAWQTWRDAAQPWVDLVRGHAPETPIVIGSPRWTSVTHMAPEYPFEGENLIYAAHIYPDNGAPSEFDQYYGEPANDVPVVVTEFGWDPDGGSVDQGTTSGWGEPFRQWAEGYANMGWISWCFDDSWAPTFFDSPGEGAAEPWTLKTGADQMGGYIKTWLDETQSDSVPASPIDDSIAPPAPANPTVSNATEISVDLSWDAVTDEGEAGLSHYTVYLDGERVQEALPGATTTTVAGLSPGTTYEFAVTAEDDAGNESDPATVVAETIARDAGQSPYNGPHTLPGRVQAEDFDEGGQGVSYYDTTAANQGGASYRDTAVDIGTSANTGYNVGYISTGEWLEYTVQVESAGSRTTRVNVSAGSGGGGALRISVDGETLATQDVWQTGGWSNWQTIRVGDLDLPEGEHVVRVTAESGAWNFDWIEFGESEGSADTTAPPAPTNLSVTGTTSTSISVDWDAVTDTGGSGLESYAVHVDGSEVQTVAAGTTSATVDGLSAETSYTVAVSAVDGAGNESAMTSASATTDAAGDSTAPSAPANLSVTGTSSSSVSVGWDAVTDSGGSGLDHYVVSLDGSEDRTVAAGTTAVTVDGLSADSSYEVGVAAVDGAGNASAVATVTATTDASDDGGGSDGETPADAMVVDDYDGDPGWSSHRNDLGQWCGAGSFANGGGEVEDGALVLEYDNGGWFQEQINEDVSGYSTLVFEISGASGGEESEVLFDMGGVRTMLANVTDDSIGTSTSDVRVDMESAGVDRSSPSVRLNFWQGGASTLTIEEIRLE encoded by the coding sequence ATGACGGACGAGTCATCGCCCGCCGACGCCTTCGACGGGACCAGCGAGGACGCCCGCGACGGCACCGCGACGGCGACCAGGCGGACAGCGTTGAAGACGATCGGCGCGGCGGCGGCCGGCGGGACGCTCCTGTCCGGCCGCGCGAGCGCGGGCGTGCCGACGCCCCGGCTGCACACCGACGGCAAGTGGATCCGCGATCCGCAGGGCAACGCGGTGCAGCTGCGCGGGATGGCGACCGCCGACCCCGCGTTCTACCGGCGTACCCACCCCAAGTCCTTCGAGGAGGTACTGCGGTGGGCGACCGACACCGAGCGGGGCTGGCACCCCAACGTCGTCCGCCTGCCGTTCACCCAGGACAACGTCGCCCACTACGGCATCGACACCCTGATCTCCGAGTTCATCCGCCCTGCGGTGGACATTCTGGCCTCCCGAGACGTGTACGCGCTGGTAGACTTCCACCTCATCCGGCCCTACACGCAGGAAGCCACGGAGACGTACAACTCGGAGAACGAGGACACGCTCGACCCCATCGACGACGTGATGCGGAACTTCTGGAACGCGGTCGCGCCGGAGTTTGCCGACGACGAGCACGTCGTCTACGAGCTGTTCAACGAGCCGACCCAGCCGACGATGTACGGCGACGACGAGGGCGCCTGGCAGACCTGGCGCGACGCGGCCCAGCCGTGGGTCGACCTCGTGCGCGGGCACGCGCCCGAGACGCCGATCGTCATCGGCTCGCCGCGATGGACCTCGGTGACCCACATGGCGCCGGAGTACCCCTTCGAGGGGGAGAACCTGATCTACGCGGCCCACATCTACCCCGACAACGGCGCGCCCTCGGAGTTCGACCAGTACTACGGCGAGCCGGCCAACGACGTGCCGGTCGTCGTCACGGAGTTCGGCTGGGACCCCGACGGCGGGAGCGTCGACCAGGGGACCACCTCCGGCTGGGGGGAGCCGTTCCGCCAGTGGGCGGAGGGCTACGCCAACATGGGCTGGATCTCCTGGTGTTTCGACGACTCGTGGGCGCCGACCTTCTTCGACTCGCCGGGCGAGGGCGCTGCCGAGCCCTGGACGCTCAAGACCGGCGCCGACCAGATGGGCGGGTACATCAAGACCTGGCTCGACGAGACGCAGTCCGACAGCGTCCCGGCGAGTCCCATCGACGACTCGATAGCGCCGCCGGCGCCGGCGAATCCGACGGTCTCGAACGCCACCGAGATCAGCGTCGACCTCTCGTGGGACGCGGTCACCGACGAGGGCGAGGCCGGTCTCTCGCACTACACCGTCTATCTCGACGGCGAGCGGGTCCAGGAGGCACTGCCCGGCGCCACTACGACGACGGTCGCCGGGCTCTCGCCGGGGACGACCTACGAGTTCGCCGTCACCGCCGAGGACGACGCCGGCAACGAGTCCGACCCGGCGACCGTGGTCGCCGAGACGATCGCCCGCGACGCGGGGCAGTCGCCCTACAACGGCCCGCACACGCTGCCCGGGCGCGTCCAGGCCGAGGACTTCGACGAGGGCGGCCAGGGGGTCAGCTACTACGACACCACCGCCGCCAACCAGGGCGGCGCTTCCTACCGCGACACGGCCGTCGACATCGGCACGTCGGCGAACACCGGCTACAACGTCGGCTACATCTCGACCGGCGAGTGGCTGGAGTACACCGTCCAGGTCGAGTCGGCGGGGTCGCGCACGACGCGGGTGAACGTCTCGGCCGGGTCTGGCGGCGGCGGGGCGCTCCGTATCTCAGTCGACGGCGAGACGCTGGCGACCCAGGACGTGTGGCAGACCGGCGGCTGGTCGAACTGGCAGACGATCCGCGTCGGCGACCTGGACCTGCCCGAAGGCGAGCACGTCGTCCGGGTCACCGCCGAGTCGGGCGCCTGGAACTTCGACTGGATCGAGTTCGGCGAGTCCGAGGGGAGCGCTGATACGACCGCCCCGCCGGCGCCGACGAATCTCTCGGTGACCGGGACGACCAGCACCTCCATCTCGGTCGACTGGGACGCCGTCACCGACACCGGCGGGAGCGGCCTCGAGAGCTACGCAGTCCACGTCGACGGCAGCGAGGTCCAGACGGTCGCCGCGGGGACTACCTCGGCGACGGTCGACGGGCTGTCGGCGGAGACGAGCTACACGGTCGCCGTCTCGGCGGTCGACGGCGCCGGCAACGAGTCGGCGATGACGAGCGCCTCAGCCACGACCGACGCCGCGGGCGACTCCACCGCGCCGTCGGCGCCCGCGAACCTCTCGGTGACGGGAACGTCGAGTTCGTCGGTGTCGGTCGGCTGGGACGCCGTCACCGATTCCGGCGGGAGCGGGCTGGACCACTACGTCGTTTCCCTCGACGGAAGCGAGGACCGGACGGTCGCGGCGGGCACCACGGCAGTCACCGTCGACGGGCTGTCGGCCGATAGCTCCTACGAGGTCGGCGTCGCGGCGGTCGACGGCGCGGGCAACGCCTCGGCGGTGGCGACCGTGACGGCGACGACCGACGCCAGCGACGACGGCGGCGGGAGCGACGGCGAGACGCCCGCCGACGCGATGGTCGTCGACGACTACGACGGCGATCCGGGCTGGTCGAGCCACCGCAACGACCTGGGGCAGTGGTGTGGCGCCGGGTCGTTCGCCAACGGCGGCGGCGAGGTCGAAGACGGCGCGCTCGTCCTCGAATACGACAACGGCGGCTGGTTCCAGGAGCAGATCAACGAGGACGTGTCGGGCTACTCGACGCTGGTGTTCGAGATCAGCGGTGCCTCGGGCGGCGAGGAGTCCGAGGTGCTGTTCGACATGGGCGGGGTGCGGACGATGCTCGCCAACGTCACCGACGACTCGATCGGCACGAGCACGAGCGACGTACGCGTCGACATGGAATCGGCGGGCGTCGACCGCTCGTCGCCCTCGGTGCGCTTGAACTTCTGGCAGGGCGGGGCCAGCACGCTCACGATCGAGGAGATACGGCTCGAATAG
- a CDS encoding glycoside hydrolase family 5 protein: protein MSDNGTHDGAQTSNDDVSTSDSTGSFSRRSVLKATGAAAVTAGFAEALTGSVAAVGIDTPQLHRDGNKIKDPSDNEVILRGVNIADPARLARSWRGKDSMGVFEKATSTDESDEGGWYSRIIRLPTQPQDISSASNDLKMVHGDDWGPLLPGQFDESDMETYFSTYVDPIIDAAEEQGLYVMIDYHRHFPIFHQPQHEEDLGDYQCGNESFPNDIGFCGERGVLWNSEEQASELDGYTEEYAEELDQELHDYWNFVAPRYSDRSHVIYDVYNEPTGPYAGDWGTPNREPNAGEDAGQDTDVMAQESKRYWDMWVDRAQPWIDTVREHADNLLTIGSPRWSQYTYWAPQNEFQGEDICYSGHVYTHDGLRPLSDYYGTPAQEVPVFFSEFGWAEGGGKDNFSFLEGTADEYADDFESFIDEYPVHPICWNFDHTWEPAFFQHDSSQDGTWEIHDYQSRPGQWWQDYLEQHRNDDLPNPDESDTETATATPTSTPTATPTDEPNTPTPTDEPNTPTPTDTPTPTDAPETPTEGMTVDNYDGDPGWDSHRNDLGQWCGAGSFQNGGGEESAGELILEYDNGGWFQEQINQDISDYDTLVFTIRGANGGEESEVLFDMGGVRTMLSNVTDDSIGTGVSEVRVDMASAGIDRSSPSIRLNFWQGGSSTLRISGIHLE from the coding sequence ATGAGCGACAACGGCACACACGACGGCGCACAGACATCGAACGACGACGTATCGACCTCCGACTCGACAGGGAGCTTCTCCCGCCGGAGCGTCCTGAAGGCGACGGGGGCGGCCGCGGTCACGGCCGGCTTCGCCGAGGCCCTGACGGGCTCGGTCGCTGCGGTCGGGATCGACACCCCGCAGCTGCACCGCGACGGTAACAAGATCAAAGACCCCAGCGACAACGAGGTCATCCTCCGCGGGGTCAACATCGCCGACCCCGCCCGGCTGGCCCGCAGCTGGCGCGGCAAGGACTCCATGGGCGTCTTCGAGAAGGCGACCAGCACCGACGAGTCCGACGAGGGCGGCTGGTACAGCCGGATCATCCGGCTCCCGACCCAGCCCCAGGACATCTCCAGCGCGTCGAACGACCTCAAGATGGTCCACGGCGACGACTGGGGCCCGCTCCTGCCCGGGCAGTTCGACGAGAGCGACATGGAGACGTACTTCTCGACGTACGTCGACCCCATCATCGACGCCGCCGAGGAGCAGGGGCTGTACGTGATGATCGACTATCACCGACACTTCCCCATCTTCCACCAGCCCCAGCACGAGGAGGACCTGGGTGACTACCAGTGTGGGAACGAGTCGTTCCCCAACGACATCGGCTTCTGTGGCGAACGCGGCGTCCTCTGGAACTCCGAGGAGCAGGCCTCCGAACTCGACGGCTACACCGAGGAGTACGCGGAGGAGCTCGACCAGGAGCTGCACGACTACTGGAACTTCGTCGCGCCCCGCTACAGCGACCGCTCGCACGTCATCTACGACGTCTACAACGAGCCGACCGGTCCCTACGCCGGCGACTGGGGCACGCCCAACCGCGAGCCCAACGCCGGCGAGGACGCCGGCCAGGACACCGACGTGATGGCCCAGGAGTCCAAGCGCTACTGGGACATGTGGGTCGACCGAGCCCAGCCGTGGATCGACACGGTCCGCGAGCACGCCGACAACCTCCTGACCATCGGGTCGCCCCGCTGGAGCCAGTACACCTACTGGGCGCCCCAGAACGAGTTCCAGGGCGAGGACATCTGTTACTCGGGCCACGTCTACACCCACGACGGCCTCCGGCCGCTGTCGGACTACTACGGGACGCCCGCCCAGGAGGTCCCCGTGTTCTTCAGCGAGTTCGGCTGGGCCGAGGGTGGCGGCAAGGACAACTTCTCGTTCCTCGAGGGCACGGCCGACGAGTACGCCGACGACTTCGAGTCGTTCATCGACGAGTACCCGGTCCACCCGATCTGCTGGAACTTCGACCACACCTGGGAGCCCGCCTTCTTCCAGCACGACTCCAGCCAGGACGGGACCTGGGAGATCCACGACTACCAGTCCCGCCCCGGCCAGTGGTGGCAGGACTACCTCGAACAGCACCGCAACGACGACCTGCCCAACCCCGACGAGAGCGACACCGAGACGGCGACGGCCACGCCGACTTCGACGCCGACGGCGACGCCGACCGACGAGCCGAACACGCCGACGCCGACCGACGAGCCGAACACGCCGACGCCGACGGACACCCCGACGCCGACGGACGCGCCCGAGACGCCCACGGAGGGGATGACCGTCGACAACTACGACGGCGACCCCGGGTGGGACAGCCACCGCAACGATCTGGGCCAGTGGTGTGGCGCCGGCTCCTTCCAGAACGGCGGCGGCGAGGAGTCCGCGGGCGAGCTAATCTTGGAGTACGACAACGGCGGCTGGTTCCAGGAGCAGATCAACCAGGACATCAGCGACTACGACACGCTCGTGTTCACCATCCGCGGCGCGAACGGTGGCGAGGAGTCCGAGGTGCTGTTCGACATGGGCGGGGTGCGGACCATGCTCTCGAACGTCACCGACGACTCCATCGGCACGGGCGTGAGCGAGGTGCGCGTCGACATGGCGTCGGCGGGCATCGACCGCTCGTCGCCGTCCATCCGCTTGAACTTCTGGCAGGGCGGCAGTAGCACGCTCAGGATCAGCGGCATCCACCTGGAGTAA
- a CDS encoding glycoside hydrolase family 5 protein has protein sequence MTNKKQPPDGGREASQSNGSSVDEGGPSRRTFLKGTAAAGAVALGVGAGAVGSVSAGIPTPQLHRDGNLIKDPDGNVVTLRGVNIADPKRINVTAPARGKDAVQVIDMLTDASNGWYPRMIRVPVQPVDIGEYEPGSGPPVPAFTEGQLESYLTNHLDEVVQRCAERGVYCIIDYHRHRDVQWAEGQDGPVNAELQDEVDMFWDIVAPRYAEDSHVLYEVYNEPTEPGMWEDPTTTQWVADIWDLWLEMAQPWVDTIRSHADNMILMGSPSWTQSPEGALVEEFDGEDIAYTYHIYPGHNSSRQQNWEDASINGEGVEGVYEQAPLFVTEFGWEEGGGQYIGGTDEFGTAFHDFLEQSPAIHWTAWCADPVWRPVMFERPFADNADDSVGDPYNGTVPEACSDLPCEWSLTTGSGAMGDDIKSWLEQYRNDGIPGEGTVTPPTDTPTPTDEPNTPTDEPETPTDEPDTPTDEPDTPTDEPDTPTDEPDTPTDTPAADAMVVDNYDGSPGWSSHRNDLGEWCGAGSFENGGGEEMDGALVLEYDNGGWFQEQINEDVSDYSTLVFEISGADGGEESEVLFDMGGVRTLLANVTDDTIGTSMGTVRVDLAAAGVDRSSPSVRFNFWQGGASTLELSEIRLE, from the coding sequence ATGACAAACAAGAAGCAACCCCCTGACGGGGGACGAGAGGCATCGCAATCCAACGGTTCGAGCGTGGACGAGGGGGGACCGTCCCGCCGCACCTTCCTGAAGGGGACGGCTGCGGCCGGCGCGGTCGCGCTCGGTGTCGGCGCCGGCGCCGTCGGATCGGTGTCAGCGGGGATCCCGACCCCTCAGCTGCATCGCGACGGAAATCTGATCAAGGACCCGGACGGCAACGTCGTGACGCTTCGAGGGGTCAACATCGCCGACCCCAAGCGGATCAACGTCACCGCCCCGGCCCGTGGGAAAGACGCCGTGCAGGTGATCGACATGCTCACCGACGCGAGCAACGGCTGGTACCCGCGGATGATCCGCGTCCCGGTCCAGCCCGTCGACATCGGCGAGTACGAGCCCGGCTCGGGCCCGCCGGTTCCGGCGTTCACCGAGGGCCAGCTGGAGAGCTACCTCACGAACCACCTCGACGAGGTCGTCCAGCGCTGCGCCGAGCGGGGCGTCTACTGCATCATCGACTACCACCGCCACCGCGACGTGCAGTGGGCCGAGGGCCAGGACGGCCCGGTCAACGCCGAACTCCAGGACGAGGTCGACATGTTCTGGGATATCGTCGCGCCGCGGTACGCCGAGGACTCGCACGTCCTCTACGAGGTGTACAACGAACCGACCGAGCCCGGGATGTGGGAGGACCCCACTACCACGCAGTGGGTCGCCGACATCTGGGACCTCTGGCTGGAGATGGCCCAGCCGTGGGTCGACACCATCCGGAGCCACGCCGACAACATGATCCTGATGGGGTCGCCCTCCTGGACCCAGAGCCCCGAGGGCGCGCTCGTCGAGGAGTTCGACGGCGAGGACATCGCCTACACCTACCACATCTATCCGGGGCACAACTCCAGCAGACAACAGAACTGGGAGGACGCCTCGATCAACGGCGAGGGCGTCGAGGGCGTCTACGAGCAGGCGCCGCTGTTCGTCACCGAGTTCGGCTGGGAGGAGGGCGGCGGCCAGTACATCGGCGGGACCGACGAGTTCGGGACGGCCTTCCACGACTTCCTCGAGCAGAGCCCGGCCATCCACTGGACGGCGTGGTGCGCCGACCCCGTCTGGCGCCCGGTCATGTTCGAGCGCCCGTTCGCCGACAACGCCGACGACTCCGTCGGCGACCCGTACAACGGTACGGTCCCCGAAGCCTGCTCGGACCTGCCGTGTGAGTGGTCGCTGACCACCGGCAGCGGCGCCATGGGCGACGACATCAAGAGCTGGCTCGAACAGTACCGCAACGACGGTATCCCCGGCGAGGGCACCGTGACGCCGCCGACGGACACGCCCACCCCGACGGACGAGCCGAACACGCCGACCGACGAACCGGAGACGCCGACCGACGAGCCGGACACCCCGACGGACGAACCGGACACCCCGACCGACGAGCCGGACACCCCGACCGACGAGCCGGACACCCCGACGGACACGCCGGCTGCGGACGCGATGGTCGTCGACAATTACGACGGCAGTCCCGGCTGGTCGTCCCATCGTAACGATCTGGGCGAGTGGTGCGGCGCCGGGTCGTTCGAGAACGGCGGCGGCGAAGAGATGGACGGCGCGCTCGTGCTGGAGTACGACAACGGCGGCTGGTTCCAGGAGCAGATCAACGAGGACGTGTCGGACTACTCGACGCTGGTCTTCGAGATCAGCGGCGCGGACGGCGGCGAGGAGTCCGAGGTGCTGTTCGACATGGGCGGGGTGCGGACGCTGCTCGCCAACGTCACCGACGACACCATCGGCACCAGCATGGGGACGGTGCGCGTCGACCTGGCGGCGGCGGGCGTCGACCGCTCGTCGCCCTCGGTCCGATTCAACTTCTGGCAAGGGGGAGCCAGCACGCTCGAACTCTCCGAGATCCGACTCGAATAG
- a CDS encoding GH12 family glycosyl hydrolase domain-containing protein, with protein sequence MTRDDDTTEPSDERAAPQSSEAEPTARGDDRAADTPPGAASRRSVLKAGAALGAGGLAVGLGDRVSAAKVEEICDSSDYGAIEVADGFSLIDNQWGNSAAEQCIWLDEDGSYGYDFDASGTGGGINYPQVLVGTKPWGSDTGVADFPVRRRNVDELTIDVEADYSESGGEWDWAEEWWLLEEPVGEEPETHQYEIMLLLDWNDQHDHGGVEATGLWTDQYGNTVDHWVTYGGGGGTNAEFYIFRIQGGHDGGKIDLKPIVDYLTDEHGVSKDLWLSGIELGNEYWPGSTGQTTYETFDVTVNGTTYASGSGESADNGGDTDTPTPTQPPTDTPTDTPTDEPDTPTDDPGGGDGGAPADALVVNDYDGDPSWSASQNDLGEWCGAGSFENGSGEVVDGALVLEYDNGGWFQTQINRDVSDYDDLVLGISGANGGEESEVLFDMGGVRTVLADVTDDSIGTTASDVRVDLASAGVDRSSPSLRLNFWQGGSSTLTIEEVRLE encoded by the coding sequence ATGACACGAGACGACGACACGACCGAACCGAGCGACGAACGCGCGGCCCCGCAGTCGAGCGAGGCCGAACCGACCGCACGGGGCGACGACCGCGCGGCCGACACGCCCCCGGGCGCCGCGAGCAGACGCAGCGTCCTCAAGGCGGGTGCCGCCCTCGGCGCCGGCGGCCTCGCCGTCGGGCTGGGCGACCGGGTGTCGGCGGCGAAGGTCGAGGAGATCTGCGACTCCAGCGACTACGGCGCCATCGAGGTCGCCGACGGGTTCTCGCTGATCGACAACCAGTGGGGCAACTCGGCGGCCGAGCAGTGCATCTGGCTCGACGAAGACGGCAGCTACGGCTACGACTTCGACGCCTCGGGCACCGGCGGCGGGATCAACTACCCGCAGGTGCTCGTCGGCACCAAGCCCTGGGGGTCGGACACCGGCGTCGCCGACTTCCCGGTGCGTCGGCGGAACGTCGACGAGCTGACGATCGACGTCGAGGCCGACTACAGCGAGTCCGGCGGCGAGTGGGACTGGGCCGAGGAGTGGTGGCTGCTGGAGGAGCCCGTCGGCGAGGAGCCCGAGACCCACCAGTACGAGATCATGCTGCTGCTGGACTGGAACGACCAGCACGACCACGGCGGCGTCGAGGCCACGGGTCTCTGGACCGACCAGTACGGCAACACCGTCGACCACTGGGTGACCTACGGCGGCGGTGGCGGGACCAACGCGGAGTTCTACATCTTCCGGATCCAGGGCGGCCACGACGGCGGGAAGATCGACCTGAAACCGATCGTCGACTACCTCACCGACGAACACGGCGTCAGCAAGGACCTGTGGCTCTCCGGCATCGAACTCGGCAACGAGTACTGGCCCGGCTCGACCGGACAGACGACCTACGAGACCTTCGACGTGACCGTCAACGGCACTACTTACGCCAGCGGCTCCGGCGAGTCCGCGGACAACGGCGGCGACACCGACACACCCACCCCTACCCAGCCGCCGACCGATACGCCGACGGACACGCCGACCGACGAACCGGACACACCCACGGACGATCCCGGGGGCGGCGACGGCGGGGCGCCCGCCGACGCCCTCGTCGTGAACGACTACGACGGCGACCCGTCGTGGTCGGCCAGTCAGAACGATCTGGGCGAGTGGTGCGGCGCCGGGTCGTTCGAGAACGGAAGCGGCGAGGTCGTCGACGGCGCGCTCGTCTTAGAGTACGACAACGGCGGCTGGTTCCAGACGCAGATCAACCGCGACGTGAGCGACTACGACGATCTGGTTCTGGGAATCAGCGGCGCGAACGGCGGGGAAGAATCGGAGGTGCTGTTCGACATGGGCGGCGTGCGGACCGTGCTCGCCGATGTCACCGACGACTCCATCGGGACGACCGCGAGCGATGTGCGCGTTGACCTGGCGTCGGCGGGCGTCGACCGCTCGTCGCCGTCGCTGCGACTGAACTTCTGGCAGGGCGGCAGTAGCACGCTGACCATCGAGGAGGTGCGTCTGGAATGA